AAATCATGCGCACAACGTCAATCATGGAAAGTCCCAAGCCTTTAATTCCTATGGCTTTGGAAGGATCTTTTGAATTGCTGGTTGTTCTGGTGTTTTTTTGATCCAGCTCTGCTGATGAGGTGGAATTGCTGTTTGAGTTTTCTGCTTTCGCGAAAGCGTAAATATCCATAGCCTCCTGAGAATAACAGTTAGCACTAAAGTAGATCCCGTCCCGATTTGCGTGCTGTTTGAACTTTTTGTTCTCATCGCTCATCTCTGTAGGCAAGTGGCCCTGAGTCAACATGACTTTGTTTGAGAAATACTTTTTTTGTGGAGTGTACAGCAAAAAATCAGTATGATTTTTATCCAATCCTACCACGCGCTCCTGTATGATCTTGATAACTTCTAAATCCTTGAGGGACTCTATAAACTGAGTGCAACGTTGTGTCAGGTAAGCGCCCATGATCTTGCGGCGGTGGAAGGTGTCCTTTACATCACTCATATCGTGACCCATGACTTCTTGTAGCCATGATGTGTAACCCTGAAATTCAGGGATGGTCAGATTACCTAATTGCATGGCAGGTCGAGCAGGGAAGGACATGAGTGCCCGATCAGCAATGTTGATCCAGTTGGCATCGGGTTGATGAACGCTCCAGGCCTTACCTACGGCTAGTTCTTCATCTTTCTCAAAAATGAGCACCTTGGGGAGTTCTTCTATCTCCTTTTCAGAATGCTTTAAAAAATACTGTTCCAGCACGTAAAGCCCACGTGGTCCGAAACCGACAATAGCAAGATTAAAAGTGGTATCCATATCACAAAGTAAAACAAGACGACGGTAATGAAGGCACGTTTAAGGTTTACTTTATGATCTCAAGTTCAAATAGTACAAATCTTCAAGGTTTTTTGAATTGATCGGCTTTGTTCTGGGCGTATTTGTAGCCCTGTTTCCACCAGCTTTTCATGAGTTTTTTATCAAATATCAGCGAGTTCTCCGTAAGTTTTGAGGGCGTATAATACAGGTTGAGCGTGACATCACCACGGCTCACGGCAGCCAGTTTGCCTAAGGCGATATCGTTCTTCTCGGTTTGGTCTTTTGAGAAGCTCAGCAGACTCAACAGCAAAGAAAACGGATTCTTACCCAGCACCTGCCGGCGGTCCATTTTTTCATCGTCCAGTACGATCGCGTCCACGTGTTTGGCACCGCGCCTTATGGCTTCGCGTATGGGAATCAAACAACCAAAACCACCATCGGCGTACTCATAACCATTTTTCTCTGCGAGACTCATAAAGGGTACAAAATTGCACGAGATCCAGATCCAGTCGAGAAACTCATCGTAATCAAAATCCTTGATGGATTTATACTCCACTTTGTTCAGGGAAAGATTGGAAACCGTGACCACCAGATCGGCTACGGTGTTTTTGATCTCCAAGAACTCGCTGTAGGAAATACTTTTGCTGATGGTTTTCCTCAGATTTTTGCTTTCGCCAAAGGTGCGTTTGTTTTTCATGAACTGCCACAAGCAGGTCAGGTAATTAATGGTCACGTACTCACGATTATCCTTTTTCTTGATCACAAAAGGATCTACGCTAAACACCGTACGTTGCTTTACCGAGGTGTAGATTTTATAGATTTTATTTAAATCACCCAGTGCCAGGTGCGGTAACAACAAACTACCGGTAGATGTACCCAGAAACAGATCGTATTTCTCGCCCTGTTTGTTCATAAGGTAATGTGCCACGCCACCCGCATAAGCGCCTTTACTACCACCACCAGAAATGACTAATGCTCGCATGGGGCTAATTTACGGTAAAGTGATTTAGTCCTTTGTGAACGTCAATTTGAGTTGATCATTTTTCATGGTCAAACTATTCTCCCTAAAAATGAAAGGTTGATCGTTTAATAAATCAAAGAATTGGTTTTCCCATTTGTTACCGTCTTCGCAGCCTATTTCAGTTGCCATGGGTGGCTCGGAAAATTTAATTTGGGAATCACTGATTGTAAAAGGGGCCGTAAAATTATTGCAACCGCTGTGACCGCTGGCGATGTTACTGGTGGTATCAAAAGTTAGATAGGGTTGTGTTGCCTCAAAACCATAATATTCGCTCAAATTAAAAACAGTATCGTTCACGGTTTTGAGTTTGAAGATTCCAGACAGGTAATGTTGTTTTATGACTTCAACTTTTTCTGGACGGTTGATTTCAAAGGATGGTTCTTCTTTTTTCTGGTTGCAGGAGAGGAAAATAAGCATTGATATCAGGAGCAGGGAAAGTTTCATAAATTATCTTTTGACTGATATTAATTGAAATATAATTATTCTGTTACGCTTTCGCGAAAGCGTAAATAAAACCATTATTAATTTTCCCACAAATTCTTATAACTTAGCGGGAATTATTTTTTACTGAGCCGCTAAATGACCGTCAACCAATACATCGACAAACTTAATGAGCGTTATTCCCAAGGTGTTGCTACCGAGCATAGTTACCGTGGCGACCTGCAAACTTTACTGGAAACGTTTATTCCCGATTATGCGATTACAAACGAGCCTAAACGATCCAATGTAGGTGCGCCAGATTATATTGTACAGCAAGGGGACATAGCACGTGGTTATATCGAGGTAAAGGATATCGATAAAAACCTGAATGACAAATCTTATAAAGAACAGTTCACGCGATATAAGAACGGCTTGCCCAACCTGATCATAACCAATTATCACGAGTTCCGTTTGTATCAAGATGCTGAGCTGGTCAAAACGGTGCATGTCGCGCATCTCAATGATCAGGGTGTTTTTGTGCCAAATACAGCTGCTTTTGGCGAGTTTGAAGCACTGATCAAGGATTTCCCGCAGCACATAGCGCAAACCATATGCAGCCCGCGACAGCTATCCAAGCTTATGGCCGCCAAAACGCTTTTGCTCAAGGAGTCTTTTGCGCGATCACTTAAGGAAGACATCGCAGATGATCTTAATCCAGATACAGAGTTGCAGGGACAGTTCAACTCTTTTAAGGATTTATTGATTAAGGACATCACGCCAGAGCAGTTTGCCGATCTTTACGCACAGACCATTGCTTACGGTATGTTTGCCGCGCGCAGTAAGGATCCTACGCTGGAAAGCTTTGACCGTCGTGAGGCGGCCGAGCTGATCCCTAAAACCAATCCTTTTTTACGCAAACTTTTCCATTACATTGCCGGATACGATCTGGACCCGCGTATCTCGTGGATCATTGATGGACTGGCAGAGGTTTTTCGCGCGACTGATGTGGACGGCATCCTGCACAATTTTGGTAAGGCGACGCGCATGGAAGATCCCATCATCCATTTTTATGAGGATTTCCTGAAAGAATACAATCCCGGCCTGCGCGTGGAGCGTGGCGTCTGGTACACGCCACAGCCCGTGGTACAATTTATCGTGCGCGCGGTAGATGATGTCCTGAAAAATGAATTTGGCATCGCGGCCGGTCTCGCAGATGACAGTAAAATCGATATTACCGTAGATACTGATATACAGGATAAACGTACGCTTTCGCGAAAGCGGAAACATACAAAAAAGGTGCATCGCGTGCAGATACTCGATCCTGCCACGGGAACCGGTACTTTTTTGAGCGAGGTGGTGCGTAAGATCAGGGAACGATTTGATGGCCTGGAAGGTATGTGGTCATCTTATGTGGATAACCATTTGATCCCACGTCTCAACGGTTTTGAGCTGCTTATGGCGAGTTATGCCATGGCGCACTTGAAACTGGACCTTCTTTTACAAGAAACTGGTTATAGCCCCATCCCTAACCCTTCCCAGAGGGAAGGGGAAACTATGGGATTAGATCGATCATCTAAAAATTCCCCCTGGGGGGCTAGGGGGCAAACCAGCGTTTCAATATTTACCTCACCAATTCCCTAGAACCCGGCTTTAAGGAAGTGCCCAACCTGTTCATGAACCAATGGCTCACGACCGAGAGCCAAGAAGCCAGCCGCATCAAGACCGAGACGCCCGTGATGGTCGTGCTGGGTAACCCGCCCTACAGCGGGATAATTGCTAATAATGGCAAGTACATCATGGACCTGATGGAGGCCTATAAAAAAGAACCTGGTGGTAAAATAAAATTGCAGGAGCGCAAACATTGGCTCAATGATGATTACGTGAAGTTTTTGCGACTGGCGCAACATCTGGTCGCTAAAAACAAAGAAGGCGTAGTCGCCTATATTAATCCGCATGGGTTTTTGGACAACCCCACCTTTCGCGGTATGCGCTGGCATCTGCTTAAGACCTTTGACAAGATCTACACCATAGACCTGCACGGCAATGCCAAAAAGAAGGAAACCGCACCTGACGGCAGCAAGGACGATAACGTTTTTGACATACAGCAGGGCGTGAGCATCAACATCTTTGTAAAAACAAATTCAAAAACAAAAACAAAAGATGATCTCGCCGAGGTTTTCCATTATGATTTGTACGGTCGTAGAAAGGATAAATACAAGTTTTTGGAAGAAACTTCTATCTTAGATATGATAGCAGCCACGGAAAATTCCCCCTTGGGGGGCAGGGGGCTGATATTGCTTTCGCGAAAGTACCCAACGTCGCACCCGATTATTTTATGGTGCCGAAGGATTTTGAGTTGATGGAGAGGTATAATGGTAACTTGAGTATTGAGAAAATATTTCATCTTTCTGGCGCTGGTATTGTAACAGCACATGATGAATTTGTTATCGATTTCAGCAAACAAGTTTTAGAGATGAAATTCCAGAGATTCGCAAATTCTTTAAGAGATACTGAAAGTTTACATCGAGATTTCAAAGTTGCTAAGAAAAAAGGTTGGGATATTTTAGAGGGATACGATAATCTTCAGAACAACGTAGACTTTGGTAAATACATATATAACATTGATTATCGACCTTTTGATACTCGTGAAATATTCTACGAGGACAAATTAGTATGGAGGACAGTTAGACAGGTATTTGACAATATAAATGGTAAAGAGAATTATTCTCTAGTCTTACCTAAACAGAATAAAAAGGACTGGGGCGTTTTTATATCAAAGTTCTGTACAGCTCATAAACTAGTTAGCGCTTATGACATTAATTATAATCATCCACTATATCGATATGAGTCCAATGATCGCATCCCAAACTTAAATCGTAAAATGATCCAGCAGTTTGCGTCTGGGTTGAGTTTGACCTTTTTACCAGATCATGATCTGGAGCGATTGCGAGAAGCGGTGGAGTTGCGAGAGCAAGGTCAAGATGTGTATAGTGGGTGGAAGCTGCCGGAGACTGTTGAAGATATAGAGCAATTGTTTGAAAGGAGAGAGAAAGCTCAAAAGGGGGATGATATTGCCCCCCTAATCCCCCAAGGGGAACTATTGAGAGGTCAAAAAGCAAAGTGGAAGACTGCAGATCCCAGGATTTATGAAGTCATGAAGGAGCGCGCTAAGGAATTGCGCAAAAACATGACGGCTACTGAGAAGGTATTTTGGCAGGAGATCAGAGCAAACAAACTAGGAGTGAAGTTCAACAGGCAACACGTCGCCGCTGGATTCA
This genomic interval from Nonlabens spongiae contains the following:
- a CDS encoding DUF559 domain-containing protein, which gives rise to MERYNGNLSIEKIFHLSGAGIVTAHDEFVIDFSKQVLEMKFQRFANSLRDTESLHRDFKVAKKKGWDILEGYDNLQNNVDFGKYIYNIDYRPFDTREIFYEDKLVWRTVRQVFDNINGKENYSLVLPKQNKKDWGVFISKFCTAHKLVSAYDINYNHPLYRYESNDRIPNLNRKMIQQFASGLSLTFLPDHDLERLREAVELREQGQDVYSGWKLPETVEDIEQLFERREKAQKGDDIAPLIPQGELLRGQKAKWKTADPRIYEVMKERAKELRKNMTATEKVFWQEIRANKLGVKFNRQHVAAGFILDFFDPEIGLAVEIDGGYHENQKEQDQLRTEELNAQGIQVIRFSNTQVTKNLLVCIRELQDSIDKIQSNTKDSPLGARGRQEHSLH
- a CDS encoding patatin-like phospholipase family protein, which produces MRALVISGGGSKGAYAGGVAHYLMNKQGEKYDLFLGTSTGSLLLPHLALGDLNKIYKIYTSVKQRTVFSVDPFVIKKKDNREYVTINYLTCLWQFMKNKRTFGESKNLRKTISKSISYSEFLEIKNTVADLVVTVSNLSLNKVEYKSIKDFDYDEFLDWIWISCNFVPFMSLAEKNGYEYADGGFGCLIPIREAIRRGAKHVDAIVLDDEKMDRRQVLGKNPFSLLLSLLSFSKDQTEKNDIALGKLAAVSRGDVTLNLYYTPSKLTENSLIFDKKLMKSWWKQGYKYAQNKADQFKKP
- a CDS encoding META domain-containing protein, giving the protein MKLSLLLISMLIFLSCNQKKEEPSFEINRPEKVEVIKQHYLSGIFKLKTVNDTVFNLSEYYGFEATQPYLTFDTTSNIASGHSGCNNFTAPFTISDSQIKFSEPPMATEIGCEDGNKWENQFFDLLNDQPFIFRENSLTMKNDQLKLTFTKD
- a CDS encoding Eco57I restriction-modification methylase domain-containing protein, translated to MNQWLTTESQEASRIKTETPVMVVLGNPPYSGIIANNGKYIMDLMEAYKKEPGGKIKLQERKHWLNDDYVKFLRLAQHLVAKNKEGVVAYINPHGFLDNPTFRGMRWHLLKTFDKIYTIDLHGNAKKKETAPDGSKDDNVFDIQQGVSINIFVKTNSKTKTKDDLAEVFHYDLYGRRKDKYKFLEETSILDMIAATENSPLGGRGLILLSRKYPTSHPIILWCRRILS